One region of Deinococcus budaensis genomic DNA includes:
- a CDS encoding NUDIX hydrolase translates to MTDIRLPLGGVKFSVRVAILCVRDGKLLATSEPGLPFWYLPGGALAVGEDAASGAAREWTEETGLEPGPLHLAGIVESFFGVGAARQHEIGFYFRMEAPAELPAGPFAVLDQTSFPCDWIPLTELASRPVHPLAAHQLLGTPPGTLRHIVNRE, encoded by the coding sequence ATGACCGATATCCGATTGCCCCTGGGCGGCGTGAAGTTCAGTGTGCGCGTCGCCATCCTCTGCGTGCGGGACGGAAAACTGCTGGCGACCTCCGAGCCGGGGCTGCCGTTCTGGTACCTGCCGGGCGGCGCCCTCGCGGTGGGCGAGGACGCGGCCTCCGGCGCCGCCCGCGAATGGACCGAGGAAACCGGGCTGGAGCCGGGGCCGCTGCACCTCGCCGGCATTGTCGAGTCCTTTTTCGGGGTGGGGGCGGCCCGTCAGCATGAGATCGGCTTTTATTTCCGCATGGAAGCCCCAGCGGAACTTCCCGCCGGGCCGTTTGCCGTGCTCGACCAGACCTCCTTTCCCTGCGACTGGATTCCCTTGACCGAGCTGGCGAGCAGGCCGGTGCATCCGCTGGCGGCCCATCAGCTTCTCGGTACACCCCCCGGCACATTGCGCCACATCGTCAACCGCGAGTGA